From Rhodovastum atsumiense, a single genomic window includes:
- a CDS encoding pyridoxamine 5'-phosphate oxidase family protein, whose protein sequence is MPTDHVIRDEAALAALYGAPVPASIAKEVDHLHPLYQEFVRAAPFVALATSGRDGLDVSPRGDGPGFVAIGDPHTLLLPDRPGNNRIDSLRNILADSRVALLFLIPGVNETLRVNGRAEISVDPDLLARFEVGGKPPRSVLVVRVETVFFQCARALMRASLWDASRHVARTALPSNGTILAALSAGRVGGEEYDRSAPARLAKGLY, encoded by the coding sequence ATGCCGACCGACCACGTGATCCGCGACGAAGCGGCGCTGGCGGCCTTGTACGGGGCGCCGGTACCGGCCTCGATCGCGAAGGAGGTGGATCACCTCCACCCCCTGTACCAGGAGTTCGTGCGGGCCGCGCCCTTCGTGGCGCTGGCCACGTCGGGCCGGGACGGCCTGGACGTCTCGCCGCGCGGCGATGGTCCCGGCTTCGTCGCCATCGGCGACCCGCATACCCTGCTGCTGCCGGACCGGCCGGGTAACAACCGCATCGACAGCCTGCGTAATATTCTTGCAGATTCAAGGGTTGCACTGCTTTTTCTCATACCGGGTGTGAACGAGACCCTGCGGGTGAACGGCCGCGCGGAGATCTCGGTCGATCCGGACCTGCTGGCGCGTTTCGAGGTCGGCGGGAAGCCGCCGCGCAGCGTGCTGGTGGTGCGGGTGGAAACCGTGTTCTTCCAGTGCGCGCGGGCACTGATGCGCGCCTCGCTGTGGGATGCGTCCCGCCATGTCGCGCGCACGGCGCTGCCCAGCAATGGCACCATCCTCGCCGCCCTGAGCGCGGGGCGGGTCGGCGGAGAGGAATACGACCGTTCGGCTCCGGCACGGCTGGCCAAAGGGTTGTATTAG
- a CDS encoding glycine zipper family protein codes for MTRPLLRFALLAPLAAAACTVAPPTGPSVVAMPRQGENFAQFQAQDINCRNYASGQIGYGDPARAANQSAVGSAVLGTALGAAAGAALGSIGGNAGAGAAIGGAGGLLAGGAIGSSNARTSAASLQQRYDIAYTQCMVAGGYTVQQPSYPVPVYSYPAPTYYYGPTVSYGVGRTW; via the coding sequence ATGACCCGCCCCCTCCTTCGCTTCGCCCTTCTCGCCCCGCTCGCGGCCGCGGCCTGTACGGTGGCACCGCCGACCGGCCCGTCCGTGGTCGCGATGCCGCGCCAGGGCGAGAACTTCGCACAGTTCCAGGCGCAGGATATCAACTGCCGCAACTACGCCAGCGGGCAGATCGGCTACGGCGACCCGGCGCGGGCTGCCAACCAGAGCGCCGTCGGCAGCGCCGTGCTGGGCACGGCGCTCGGGGCCGCGGCAGGGGCCGCGCTCGGCTCGATCGGCGGCAATGCCGGGGCCGGCGCTGCCATCGGCGGCGCGGGTGGCCTGCTCGCCGGCGGCGCGATCGGATCCAGCAACGCACGGACCTCGGCCGCCTCGTTGCAACAGCGCTACGACATCGCCTACACGCAATGCATGGTGGCGGGTGGCTACACCGTGCAGCAGCCCAGCTACCCGGTGCCGGTCTATTCCTATCCCGCGCCGACCTACTATTACGGTCCCACCGTCAGCTACGGCGTCGGCCGCACCTGGTAA
- a CDS encoding cell division protein ZapA yields MAQVTVKVNGYVYTVGCEDGQEAHLQAMAAQVDSRIDSIKALGGPSGESRLLLLASLLMADEIHDIRAELEQLRALVKRTSAIRTTAEPAVDAATTKRLGDLAKRAEEIADSMERP; encoded by the coding sequence TTGGCGCAGGTCACGGTGAAGGTCAACGGCTACGTCTATACGGTCGGATGCGAAGACGGGCAGGAAGCCCACCTGCAGGCCATGGCCGCGCAGGTGGACAGCCGGATCGACAGCATCAAGGCGCTCGGCGGCCCCTCGGGCGAGTCGCGGCTGCTGCTGCTGGCCTCGCTGCTGATGGCCGACGAGATCCACGATATCCGCGCCGAGCTCGAACAGCTCCGGGCGCTGGTGAAGCGCACCTCGGCGATCCGTACCACGGCCGAGCCGGCGGTCGATGCCGCGACGACGAAACGGCTCGGCGATCTCGCCAAACGCGCGGAGGAGATTGCGGACAGCATGGAGCGTCCCTAA
- a CDS encoding protein-L-isoaspartate O-methyltransferase family protein translates to MVSKRSSLTRRCFSAGAAATLVAGSPLLAGRAGAAAPWTRQAYLEAMAASGRPTELSETQFQAIQARKPAAMKRIETYLKERLGEADPTVMAAFRELPREYFHYQYDNRQATPGVAYEETPKPWALGYGSALSDYLGQAYMTQIAKPKPGDVTLEIGTGSGFQSALLSRIVKQAYSIEIIEPLGRAVGRIFAPLGFTNVHTKVGDGYYGWPEVAGGFDIIIVTCAAQYAPPELFKQLKPGGRLVIPIGQPFKRGQILYVYTKDEEGKIHSRRDVGVYFIPMTGAMMKTPAPKPETKPQAAKPEPKPEAATPGTDAAPDTSVEAPEMEAPPPGPETPKPDSGSGG, encoded by the coding sequence GTGGTCTCCAAGCGCAGTTCCCTGACACGTCGCTGTTTTTCCGCCGGCGCCGCGGCCACGCTGGTCGCCGGTTCCCCGCTGCTGGCCGGCCGCGCCGGAGCCGCCGCGCCCTGGACGCGGCAGGCCTATCTGGAGGCGATGGCCGCTTCCGGCCGCCCGACCGAGCTGTCGGAGACGCAGTTCCAGGCCATCCAGGCGCGCAAGCCCGCGGCCATGAAGCGGATCGAGACCTACCTGAAGGAACGCCTCGGCGAGGCCGATCCGACGGTGATGGCGGCCTTTCGCGAATTGCCGCGTGAGTATTTCCACTACCAGTACGACAACCGCCAGGCGACGCCGGGCGTCGCCTACGAGGAAACGCCGAAGCCCTGGGCGCTGGGCTACGGCTCGGCGCTGTCGGATTACCTGGGTCAGGCGTACATGACCCAGATCGCCAAACCGAAGCCGGGCGACGTGACGCTTGAGATCGGCACCGGCAGCGGCTTTCAGAGCGCGCTGCTCAGCCGTATCGTGAAGCAGGCCTATTCGATCGAGATCATCGAGCCGCTTGGCCGCGCGGTCGGCAGGATCTTCGCCCCGCTCGGCTTCACCAATGTCCATACCAAGGTGGGCGACGGCTATTACGGCTGGCCGGAAGTCGCGGGCGGGTTCGACATCATCATCGTCACCTGTGCCGCCCAGTATGCGCCGCCGGAGCTGTTCAAGCAGCTCAAGCCGGGCGGGCGGCTGGTGATCCCGATCGGCCAGCCCTTTAAGCGCGGGCAGATCCTGTACGTCTACACCAAGGACGAGGAGGGCAAGATCCACTCGCGGCGGGATGTCGGCGTGTATTTCATCCCCATGACCGGGGCGATGATGAAGACTCCGGCGCCGAAGCCCGAGACGAAGCCGCAGGCAGCGAAGCCCGAGCCGAAGCCCGAGGCTGCCACCCCCGGGACCGACGCTGCTCCGGATACCAGCGTTGAGGCGCCGGAGATGGAGGCTCCGCCACCGGGACCGGAGACACCGAAGCCGGACTCGGGTTCCGGCGGATAG
- a CDS encoding spermidine synthase family protein, whose translation MRARAGLSALAPLFLVSLATVGYEIALTRTFAVAKWSEYGYWVISIVLAGFALSGVVMALARDRFARHGAAWLAWLPVGLIAAAALGYHLVAINPFNPLQLQNPATFADQLWNIAGYYAGLLPFFFLSGLYISLCFVLNDQDVGRVYGFDLTGAGMGALATLGLMALVHPFRLVPCLLLPLAAAALFARVRRRAVLGAALAALLGGEALLLFGAHAQFNDFKAIYAPLHVPDSQVVSQITSPRGLYMLLDDFTERVDTDISNNAGMLGLSGPPETFGLYRDGNRLAALPKAAAEAPYAGATLAALPYELRPHGRVLLAGASGGFRIAEARALGAADILALEPEPVLRGALRQGLGPSPAVAGAAISQVSPIAASRAGGGWDIIDIAPDFLDAAEANASAFAAEAIATYLQALAPGGIISIPVSIREFPAYAVRVLATVRQGLLRAGITDVPAHVLVYRSAWNVRVLVSNAPFDAGRIAVAKRFCDDRSFDISYYPGIDVVAARASIYNDLPAVSFEAGEVTSGDGPHDAIADEALAVLRGDPTASGAAFNLAPITYDRPSFYAVLRLSQLGTILNRLEILPQAEIGPLVNLAVLAQAVVIALLVLAVPLLGGRRFRDAGTERVGAARAALYFATLGLGFLAIEIFLIERASFYLNDRTTAFALVLTGMLIFSGLGSMLAGRFAGRERLGVAIAGGVVLAWCAALLLGLQDFMLATLDLPFAARAAVVLALLAPASVALGLPFPLGLSRMGHGGFLPWAWGLNGAFSVVATPLANLIAITSGYDRVLLLALLLYAVAVVSCPSSRQKDLQWSPSAVP comes from the coding sequence GTGAGGGCACGGGCCGGGCTCTCCGCGCTGGCGCCGCTGTTCCTGGTGTCGCTGGCGACGGTTGGTTACGAGATCGCGCTGACCCGGACCTTCGCCGTCGCGAAATGGTCGGAATACGGCTACTGGGTGATTTCCATCGTGCTCGCCGGCTTCGCGCTGAGCGGCGTGGTGATGGCGCTGGCGCGCGACCGCTTTGCCCGGCACGGCGCGGCCTGGCTGGCCTGGCTGCCGGTCGGGCTGATCGCGGCGGCGGCGCTGGGCTACCACCTGGTGGCGATCAATCCCTTCAACCCGCTGCAATTGCAGAATCCCGCGACCTTCGCCGACCAGCTCTGGAACATCGCCGGGTATTATGCCGGGCTGCTGCCGTTCTTCTTCCTCTCCGGCCTCTATATCAGCCTCTGCTTCGTGCTGAACGACCAGGATGTCGGCCGCGTCTACGGCTTCGACCTGACCGGGGCGGGGATGGGCGCGCTGGCCACGCTGGGGCTGATGGCGCTGGTGCACCCGTTCCGGCTGGTGCCCTGCCTGCTGCTGCCGCTGGCCGCCGCCGCCCTGTTCGCCCGGGTGCGGCGCCGCGCGGTGCTCGGCGCGGCGCTGGCGGCGCTGCTCGGCGGCGAGGCGCTGCTGCTGTTCGGCGCCCACGCACAGTTCAACGATTTCAAGGCGATCTACGCGCCGCTGCATGTGCCGGACAGTCAGGTGGTCAGCCAGATCACCTCGCCGCGCGGCCTTTACATGCTGCTCGACGATTTCACCGAGCGCGTGGACACCGACATCTCCAACAACGCCGGGATGCTTGGCCTGTCCGGCCCGCCCGAGACTTTCGGGCTCTACCGCGACGGCAACCGTCTCGCCGCGCTGCCGAAGGCCGCGGCCGAGGCGCCCTATGCCGGGGCGACGCTCGCCGCCCTGCCGTATGAGCTGCGCCCGCATGGGCGGGTGCTGCTGGCCGGCGCCTCCGGCGGCTTCCGCATCGCCGAGGCGCGGGCGCTCGGCGCGGCGGACATCCTGGCGCTGGAACCCGAGCCGGTGCTGCGCGGGGCGTTGCGGCAGGGGCTCGGCCCGTCCCCGGCGGTGGCGGGCGCGGCGATCTCTCAGGTGAGCCCGATCGCGGCGTCACGGGCGGGCGGGGGCTGGGACATCATCGACATCGCCCCGGATTTCCTGGACGCCGCCGAGGCCAATGCCAGCGCCTTCGCCGCCGAGGCGATCGCCACCTACCTGCAGGCACTGGCGCCGGGCGGCATCATCTCGATTCCCGTCTCGATCCGCGAATTCCCGGCCTATGCGGTGCGGGTGCTGGCGACGGTGCGGCAGGGCCTGCTGCGCGCCGGCATCACCGATGTTCCCGCCCATGTGCTGGTCTACCGCTCCGCCTGGAACGTGCGTGTGCTGGTATCGAACGCGCCCTTCGATGCCGGGCGGATCGCCGTGGCGAAGCGGTTCTGCGACGACCGCTCCTTCGACATCAGCTATTACCCGGGCATCGACGTCGTCGCTGCGCGGGCCTCGATCTACAACGACCTGCCGGCGGTTTCCTTCGAGGCGGGCGAGGTCACCTCGGGCGACGGCCCGCACGACGCCATTGCCGACGAGGCGCTGGCGGTGCTGCGCGGCGACCCGACCGCCTCCGGGGCCGCGTTCAACCTCGCGCCGATCACCTATGACCGCCCGTCCTTCTACGCGGTACTGCGCCTGTCGCAGCTCGGCACCATTCTCAACCGCCTGGAGATCCTGCCGCAGGCCGAGATCGGGCCGCTGGTCAATCTTGCCGTGCTGGCCCAGGCGGTGGTGATAGCGCTGCTGGTGTTGGCGGTGCCGCTGCTCGGCGGGCGGCGCTTCCGCGACGCCGGGACGGAACGGGTGGGGGCGGCGCGGGCGGCGCTCTATTTCGCGACCCTCGGGCTCGGCTTCCTGGCGATCGAGATCTTCCTGATCGAGCGGGCGAGTTTCTATCTCAACGACCGCACCACCGCCTTCGCGCTGGTGCTGACCGGGATGCTGATCTTCTCCGGCCTCGGCAGCATGCTCGCCGGACGCTTCGCCGGGCGGGAGCGGCTGGGGGTGGCGATCGCCGGCGGCGTAGTGCTGGCCTGGTGTGCGGCCCTGCTGCTGGGGCTGCAGGATTTCATGCTGGCGACGCTCGACCTGCCGTTTGCGGCGCGCGCGGCGGTGGTGCTGGCGCTGCTGGCCCCGGCCTCGGTGGCGCTGGGGCTGCCGTTCCCGCTCGGCCTGTCGCGCATGGGCCATGGCGGGTTCCTGCCCTGGGCCTGGGGGCTCAACGGCGCCTTCAGCGTGGTGGCGACCCCGCTTGCCAACCTGATCGCCATCACCTCCGGCTATGACCGGGTTCTGCTGCTGGCTTTGCTGCTGTATGCGGTGGCGGTCGTCTCTTGTCCCTCCAGCAGGCAGAAAGATTTGCAGTGGTCTCCAAGCGCAGTTCCCTGA
- a CDS encoding alpha/beta fold hydrolase — protein MLRASATATFLLACLLFGRPALAADRYFVTSDGVRLHYTEVGQGRTIVMVPGWTMPAWIFDRQIRAFSRFYRVVAFDPRSQGESEVASSGHDPWRRGQDIAELLEQLGPEPVLLMGWSLGVLDSLAYINGHGDRRVAGLVLIDNSVGEDPPPSGSGSAAPRRRGAPPTRAERMRAFVDGMFTRPLPKSYLERLVEACLRTPPAAAAALLSYPVPRTFWKEALYSTSHPVLYVVRPTWAGQAANVAQRHPNAETVIMQGVGHALFVDDPDRFDRVVTDFIRRRVWP, from the coding sequence ATGCTTCGTGCCTCGGCAACAGCCACTTTCCTGCTCGCCTGCCTCTTGTTTGGCAGGCCGGCGCTGGCGGCGGACCGGTATTTCGTCACCAGTGACGGCGTCCGCCTGCATTACACGGAGGTCGGCCAGGGCCGTACCATCGTCATGGTCCCCGGCTGGACCATGCCGGCCTGGATCTTCGACCGGCAGATCCGTGCCTTTTCCCGCTTCTACCGGGTGGTGGCCTTCGACCCGCGCTCGCAGGGCGAGAGCGAGGTGGCAAGCAGCGGCCACGATCCCTGGCGGCGCGGGCAGGACATCGCCGAACTGCTCGAGCAACTCGGGCCGGAGCCGGTGCTGCTGATGGGCTGGTCGCTCGGCGTGCTCGACAGCCTCGCCTATATCAACGGCCATGGCGACCGGCGCGTGGCCGGGCTGGTGCTGATCGACAATTCGGTGGGCGAGGACCCGCCGCCCAGTGGCTCGGGCTCCGCCGCGCCGCGCCGCCGTGGCGCCCCGCCCACGCGCGCCGAGCGGATGCGCGCCTTCGTCGACGGCATGTTCACCCGGCCTTTGCCGAAATCCTATCTGGAACGGCTGGTGGAAGCCTGCCTGCGCACCCCGCCCGCGGCCGCGGCGGCGCTGCTCTCCTATCCGGTGCCGCGCACGTTCTGGAAGGAAGCGCTCTATTCCACCTCGCACCCGGTGCTCTACGTGGTCCGCCCGACCTGGGCCGGGCAGGCGGCGAACGTGGCGCAGCGCCACCCGAACGCCGAGACGGTGATCATGCAAGGCGTCGGCCACGCCTTGTTCGTGGACGATCCGGACCGCTTCGACCGCGTGGTCACCGATTTCATCCGCCGTCGCGTCTGGCCGTGA
- a CDS encoding TIGR00282 family metallophosphoesterase, with translation MRILFLGDVVGRTGRDAVVKRLPGLREQLRIDMAVVNAENASHGFGLSPEMARAFFAAGADVITLGNHAWDRKEIIPYIAETPRLLRPMNFPPGTPGAGSVVVVLRGGHRVLVMTVMGRLFMDALDCPFRATAVELSKHRIGVNCAAVIIDVHAEATSEKMAFGHSFDGQASLIVGTHTHCPSADHQILPGGTAFQSEVGMCGDYDSVIGMQKEVAAARFWRKMPGERLSPAEGECTLCGTFVEVDDITGLAKRIEPLRVGGRLSQTMPAV, from the coding sequence ATGCGGATTCTGTTCCTGGGCGACGTGGTCGGGCGCACCGGCCGGGATGCCGTGGTGAAGCGGCTGCCCGGCCTGCGCGAGCAACTGCGCATCGACATGGCGGTGGTGAATGCCGAGAATGCCTCGCACGGATTCGGGCTGTCGCCGGAAATGGCGCGTGCCTTCTTCGCCGCCGGCGCCGACGTGATCACGCTCGGCAACCATGCCTGGGACCGCAAGGAGATCATCCCCTACATCGCCGAGACGCCGCGGTTGTTGCGGCCGATGAACTTCCCGCCCGGCACCCCGGGCGCGGGCAGCGTGGTGGTGGTGCTGCGTGGCGGCCACCGCGTGCTGGTGATGACGGTGATGGGCCGGCTGTTCATGGATGCGCTCGACTGCCCGTTCCGCGCCACCGCGGTGGAGCTGTCCAAGCACCGCATCGGCGTGAACTGCGCCGCCGTCATCATCGACGTCCATGCCGAGGCCACCAGCGAGAAGATGGCGTTCGGCCATTCCTTCGACGGCCAGGCCAGCCTGATCGTCGGCACCCACACCCACTGCCCCTCGGCCGATCACCAGATCCTGCCCGGCGGCACCGCGTTCCAGTCGGAAGTGGGCATGTGTGGCGACTATGACAGCGTCATCGGCATGCAGAAGGAAGTAGCGGCGGCCCGGTTCTGGCGGAAGATGCCGGGCGAGCGCCTCAGCCCGGCCGAGGGCGAGTGCACCCTGTGCGGCACTTTCGTCGAGGTGGACGACATCACCGGCCTGGCGAAGCGCATCGAGCCGCTGCGCGTGGGCGGGCGGCTGTCGCAGACCATGCCGGCAGTGTAG
- the thiE gene encoding thiamine phosphate synthase, with translation MSAAQDRCRLYLITPPVLEPVGFADTLARALDADDVAALQIRLKDLPDDALRRAIDVLRPVAQARGVAVILNDRPDLAVAHGCDGAHVGQDDTAALVARKILGDLMLGVTCHDSRHLAMEAGEAGADYVAFGAFFPTTTKQAPTRAEPEILRWWSGVMELPSVAIGGITPANCAPLVQAGADFLAVTGAVWNHPDGPVAGVRAMNAAIAAAERDLPPAGPAGIQPTQGE, from the coding sequence ATGTCGGCGGCGCAGGATCGGTGCCGGCTCTATCTGATCACGCCGCCCGTCCTCGAGCCGGTCGGCTTCGCTGACACGCTCGCCCGCGCATTGGACGCGGACGACGTGGCGGCGTTGCAGATCCGGCTCAAGGACCTGCCTGACGACGCGCTGCGACGAGCCATCGACGTGCTGCGGCCGGTGGCGCAGGCCCGCGGCGTCGCGGTGATCCTGAACGACCGGCCCGACCTCGCCGTCGCCCATGGCTGCGACGGCGCCCATGTCGGCCAGGACGACACCGCGGCACTGGTTGCCCGCAAGATCCTCGGCGACCTGATGCTGGGGGTGACCTGCCATGACAGCCGCCATCTCGCCATGGAGGCGGGCGAGGCCGGCGCCGACTACGTCGCCTTCGGCGCCTTCTTCCCCACCACCACCAAGCAGGCCCCGACCCGCGCCGAACCGGAAATCCTGCGCTGGTGGTCGGGCGTGATGGAACTGCCCTCTGTCGCGATCGGCGGCATCACCCCGGCCAACTGCGCCCCGCTGGTCCAGGCCGGGGCGGATTTCCTCGCCGTGACGGGCGCGGTCTGGAACCATCCGGACGGTCCGGTCGCGGGCGTGCGGGCAATGAACGCCGCCATCGCCGCGGCCGAGCGGGACCTGCCGCCGGCGGGGCCGGCCGGGATCCAGCCGACGCAGGGGGAGTGA
- a CDS encoding disulfide bond formation protein B — protein sequence MTLTIPPLRAALALSALVAAVALGVAFAAEIFAGLVPCALCLLERWPYRIALGIGLIGVLLPPRWARAALALLGVVVFAGALIAAVHLGVEARWWPSPLPECAAPRLTHGSIADQLAALPERPAKPCDEPTYLIPGLPLSTAALNLIVALAFSGGIATFLLRSRRSAA from the coding sequence ATGACGTTGACGATTCCCCCGCTTCGCGCCGCCCTGGCGCTGAGTGCGCTGGTCGCGGCGGTCGCCCTGGGCGTGGCGTTCGCGGCCGAGATTTTCGCCGGTCTGGTCCCCTGTGCGCTGTGCCTGCTGGAGCGCTGGCCCTATCGCATCGCCCTCGGCATTGGCCTGATCGGGGTGCTGCTGCCGCCGCGCTGGGCGCGGGCGGCGCTGGCGCTGCTCGGCGTGGTGGTGTTCGCCGGTGCGCTGATCGCCGCGGTGCATCTCGGCGTCGAGGCGCGGTGGTGGCCAAGCCCGCTGCCGGAATGCGCGGCGCCGCGCCTGACTCATGGCTCGATCGCCGACCAGTTGGCGGCCTTGCCGGAACGCCCGGCCAAGCCCTGTGACGAGCCGACCTATCTGATCCCCGGCCTGCCGCTTTCGACCGCCGCGCTGAACCTGATCGTGGCCCTGGCCTTCTCCGGCGGCATCGCCACATTCCTGTTGCGAAGCAGAAGGAGTGCCGCATGA
- a CDS encoding demethoxyubiquinone hydroxylase family protein, with protein MSETAAGRLPGDPTARETIERIIRVDHAGEYGAKRIYQGQLAVLGRREQGELLRHMKQQEQAHLDRFSELVVARRVRPTALLPLWHVAGFALGAVTAALGPRAAMACTVAVEEAIDEHYAGQAAELGEDEAELRGTIETFRAEELEHRDIGLAHGAEDAPGYRVMYTLIKAGCRMAIAASERV; from the coding sequence ATGAGCGAAACCGCTGCCGGCCGGCTGCCGGGTGATCCCACCGCGCGTGAAACGATCGAGCGCATCATCCGCGTGGACCATGCCGGGGAGTACGGGGCGAAGCGCATCTACCAGGGCCAACTCGCCGTGCTCGGGCGCCGTGAGCAAGGTGAACTGCTGCGTCACATGAAGCAGCAGGAACAGGCGCATCTCGACCGTTTTTCAGAGCTGGTGGTGGCAAGGCGGGTGCGGCCGACGGCGCTGCTGCCGCTCTGGCACGTGGCGGGCTTCGCGCTGGGGGCGGTGACGGCCGCGCTGGGGCCGCGTGCGGCCATGGCCTGCACGGTGGCGGTGGAGGAAGCGATCGACGAGCACTATGCCGGGCAGGCAGCGGAGCTCGGCGAGGACGAGGCGGAGCTACGCGGCACCATCGAGACCTTCCGCGCCGAAGAACTGGAACACCGCGACATCGGCCTCGCCCATGGCGCCGAGGACGCACCGGGGTACCGGGTGATGTACACCCTCATCAAGGCCGGGTGCCGCATGGCCATCGCTGCCAGCGAACGCGTCTGA
- a CDS encoding class I fructose-bisphosphate aldolase, producing the protein MRITQRVKKILDCYESDNPGTKANLARILMEGKLGGTGKLVILPVDQGFEHGPARSFAPNPPAYDPHYHFQLAVEAGLSAYAAPLGMIEAGAASYAGAIPTILKVNSSNSLATTKDQAVTGSVSDALRLGCSAIGFTIYPGSEYAFDQMEELRELTEEAKAAGLAVVVWSYPRGPLLDKAGETALDICAYAAHIAALLGAHIIKVKPPTDVVSLDAAKKTYQTYDIDRSTMAKRIEHVVQACFGGKRIVVFSGGETSDAEGLYETIRGLRDGGANGSIIGRNTFQRPKAEALAMLNKIIEIYQGKA; encoded by the coding sequence ATGCGCATCACGCAGCGCGTCAAGAAGATCCTGGACTGCTACGAGAGCGACAACCCCGGCACCAAGGCCAACCTGGCCCGCATCCTGATGGAGGGTAAGCTCGGCGGCACCGGCAAGCTGGTGATCCTGCCGGTCGACCAGGGCTTCGAACACGGCCCCGCCCGCAGTTTCGCCCCCAACCCGCCGGCCTACGATCCGCATTATCATTTCCAGCTCGCCGTCGAGGCGGGGCTGTCCGCTTACGCGGCGCCGCTCGGCATGATCGAGGCCGGCGCGGCCAGCTATGCCGGCGCCATCCCGACCATCCTGAAGGTGAACAGCTCCAACAGCCTCGCCACCACCAAGGACCAGGCGGTCACCGGCAGCGTCAGCGACGCGCTGCGGCTCGGCTGCTCGGCAATCGGCTTCACCATCTATCCGGGCAGCGAATACGCCTTCGACCAGATGGAAGAGCTGCGCGAGCTGACCGAGGAAGCCAAGGCCGCCGGCCTCGCCGTGGTGGTGTGGAGCTATCCGCGCGGCCCGCTGCTCGACAAGGCCGGCGAGACCGCGCTCGACATCTGCGCCTATGCCGCGCACATAGCCGCGCTGCTCGGCGCGCACATCATCAAGGTGAAGCCGCCCACCGACGTGGTCAGCCTCGACGCCGCCAAGAAGACCTACCAGACCTACGACATCGACCGCTCCACCATGGCGAAGCGCATCGAGCACGTGGTGCAGGCCTGCTTCGGCGGCAAGCGCATCGTGGTGTTCTCCGGCGGCGAGACCAGTGACGCGGAAGGGCTGTACGAAACCATCCGTGGCCTGCGCGACGGCGGCGCCAACGGCTCGATCATCGGCCGCAACACCTTCCAGCGGCCCAAGGCCGAAGCATTGGCGATGCTGAACAAGATCATCGAAATCTACCAGGGGAAGGCCTGA
- a CDS encoding 5-formyltetrahydrofolate cyclo-ligase: MAAPHSSFPDLAAAKRDLRRRMHAVRAGADPAAGTALSAHVLQAMPPGPGAVVSGFWPMGPEIDIRPLLEALHARGHAVALPETPPRGNPLIFRLWHPGMALLPERFGTARPTGAVVRPDWLLVPLLAFDRTGRRLGYGGGYYDRTLAGLPGAIAIGCAYACQEVDVVPADDYDARLHAIATERGVIPCSGD, encoded by the coding sequence ATGGCGGCTCCGCACAGTTCCTTTCCTGATCTCGCCGCCGCCAAGCGGGATTTGCGCCGCCGGATGCACGCCGTCCGGGCGGGTGCCGATCCCGCGGCGGGCACGGCGCTGTCCGCGCATGTGCTGCAGGCGATGCCGCCCGGTCCGGGGGCGGTGGTGTCCGGCTTCTGGCCGATGGGGCCGGAGATCGACATCCGCCCCTTGCTGGAAGCCCTGCACGCGCGCGGCCATGCGGTCGCGCTGCCCGAGACGCCGCCCCGCGGCAACCCGCTGATCTTCCGTCTGTGGCATCCCGGCATGGCGCTGCTGCCCGAACGATTCGGCACCGCGCGCCCGACCGGGGCAGTGGTGCGTCCGGACTGGCTGCTGGTGCCGCTGCTGGCCTTCGACCGGACCGGGCGGCGCCTCGGCTATGGTGGCGGCTATTACGATCGTACCCTGGCCGGCCTACCCGGTGCGATCGCGATCGGATGCGCCTATGCCTGCCAGGAGGTGGACGTGGTGCCGGCGGATGACTACGACGCCAGATTGCACGCGATCGCCACCGAGCGCGGCGTGATTCCCTGCAGCGGAGACTAG